In one Vulgatibacter incomptus genomic region, the following are encoded:
- a CDS encoding VOC family protein: MSAESARFVWYDLMTTNLEQARSFYTDVIGWKTRQWSDGKYEMWLAGENPVGGIGELPDEAKKAGALPHWLGFASTRDVDATVKKAQGLDAQVLVPGTDIPDVGRFAVLADPQGAVFAVFASKETGEMGQSQAAGNFSWAELNTTDWKAAWKFYSDLFGWKPTRSMDMGSEFGEYFMFGTDTEKSMGGMSNAASVMKAHPHWLHYINVKDIDGTVKKIEQKGGKVLNGPMEVPGGDRIAGCMDPQGAAFAIVEVKPR, encoded by the coding sequence ATGAGCGCAGAGAGTGCACGCTTCGTTTGGTACGATCTGATGACCACCAACCTCGAGCAGGCCCGCTCGTTCTACACCGACGTCATCGGCTGGAAGACCCGCCAGTGGTCCGACGGCAAGTACGAGATGTGGCTGGCAGGGGAGAATCCCGTCGGCGGGATCGGAGAGCTCCCGGACGAGGCCAAGAAGGCCGGCGCGCTGCCGCACTGGCTCGGCTTCGCTTCGACCCGCGACGTCGACGCCACCGTGAAGAAGGCGCAGGGTCTCGACGCCCAGGTGCTCGTCCCGGGCACCGACATCCCCGACGTCGGGCGCTTCGCCGTCCTCGCCGATCCCCAGGGCGCGGTGTTCGCGGTCTTCGCCTCCAAGGAGACGGGCGAGATGGGTCAGTCCCAGGCCGCCGGGAACTTCAGCTGGGCGGAGCTCAACACCACCGACTGGAAGGCCGCGTGGAAGTTCTACTCCGATCTCTTCGGCTGGAAGCCCACCCGCTCGATGGACATGGGATCCGAGTTCGGCGAGTACTTCATGTTCGGCACCGACACCGAGAAGTCGATGGGTGGCATGTCGAACGCGGCCTCGGTGATGAAGGCGCACCCGCACTGGCTCCACTACATCAACGTGAAGGACATCGACGGCACAGTGAAGAAGATCGAGCAGAAGGGCGGCAAGGTGCTGAACGGACCGATGGAGGTCCCGGGCGGCGATCGGATCGCGGGCTGCATGGATCCGCAGGGCGCCGCCTTCGCCATCGTCGAGGTCAAACCGCGGTAG
- a CDS encoding ferritin-like domain-containing protein — protein MSHKPTDLGGNRTGIARSPTLARQTAEGAAASMPKRSFVGKGAAEVRRELCGKAEPVGTMSGMALRGMEGKNPVILMDLLGERLSFERAGVRLYEALLSKFDAASVHEEEFTREDLENIHDQELAHYGLLISAFDELGADPTVVTPGADLAGVASAGIRHVLADPRTTFTEGLGAILIAELADNAGWQILSELAERCGLDVLASRFRTALEEEDEHVALIRRWQGTRVGGQLETQWSSTAPSPPP, from the coding sequence GTGAGCCACAAGCCGACGGATCTCGGAGGGAACCGGACGGGGATCGCGAGGTCGCCGACGCTCGCGAGGCAGACGGCCGAGGGGGCGGCGGCGTCGATGCCCAAGCGATCGTTCGTGGGCAAGGGCGCTGCCGAGGTGCGGAGGGAGCTCTGTGGGAAGGCCGAGCCGGTCGGGACCATGTCGGGGATGGCCCTGCGGGGGATGGAAGGGAAGAACCCGGTCATCCTCATGGATCTGCTGGGCGAGCGCCTGTCCTTCGAACGAGCGGGAGTCCGCCTCTACGAGGCGCTCCTGAGCAAGTTCGACGCCGCCTCCGTCCACGAGGAGGAGTTCACCCGCGAGGACCTCGAGAACATCCACGACCAGGAGCTGGCGCACTACGGCCTCCTCATCTCCGCCTTCGACGAGCTGGGCGCCGACCCCACGGTCGTGACCCCTGGTGCCGACCTGGCCGGCGTCGCCTCCGCCGGCATCCGTCACGTCCTCGCCGATCCGCGCACCACGTTCACCGAGGGCCTCGGCGCGATCCTCATCGCCGAGCTGGCCGACAACGCGGGGTGGCAGATCCTCTCCGAGCTCGCGGAGCGATGCGGCCTGGACGTGCTCGCCTCCCGGTTCCGCACGGCGCTCGAGGAGGAGGATGAGCACGTCGCGCTCATCCGTCGCTGGCAGGGCACGAGGGTGGGCGGGCAGCTCGAGACGCAGTGGTCTTCGACGGCGCCGTCGCCTCCCCCCTGA